In Oreochromis aureus strain Israel breed Guangdong linkage group 9, ZZ_aureus, whole genome shotgun sequence, the genomic window acatgaatgagttgaagggaagttatgaactgtttctgagagacaaataacaccaggatccttttctaagtagctgacagctggtaactgtgcaggggcgggtctagcaaagtgttgccagggggccaggtagggcattaacagggaaaggggggcacaaagatatactttcttattctcatttaaaatgtctggctgttattaaataattatctgaagcttacaaccaaagtttttatctgacatgaaatgtatagaaatcatacatataacatcgaagcagctggaatccacagctgtgcgtgttcatggagcttgcattttcacctgctggacatcactacctcacaagtttaactgtcttcagaacattgcagaggccttgttgacagtatttggctcgacatatctgtgtgagcagattttctctcacataagtgtcctcaggtagccgtctgaatgctggacactgggagacctgtgtctctgagtgggagaccagagatcacattaacattgGTATCTCtatattaacaaacatgccatattggcccagtttatttttcttatcattgttgtgaggaggccataaatagcatttgtattttctgtatttgctgttatggagttcttgttatggataactattcgctgatagctgccaacatctgcgaacaaatataattctataaagtggttctatatattgtgtaactgttaatatagagcgttattaaatttattgctaatacAATGATaaggcacactgacttctgaagaaattttaaatggcactcgccatcagaaaggttgcctacccctgctgtagggtctactttacaatataaagcaccttcaggcaactactgttgtgatttggcgctatacaaataaaactgaattgaataccACGAAACTACGTGAATTTTAAATAACACCATCATATCAGTTTTCAGCactttcagtttagttttttaggatcatttaaacaaaaatgataactgaaatgaaaatctgaataatcacACAACACCGTCTCTCCATTCTGTAGAACTCTGCTTATTAAATTGTGTTAGCAACATGCTAACACGGTTTAACgagcagagttgttccaaacagtcaggctaaaatgacaagatagcaatataaatacatacctcacagtaactgcacttgtagagtctctttctggtgtggatctgttggtgtcgtctcaggtcatgtggagatttaaaagtcttctcacacaggtcacatttataaggtcgttcctcagtgtgggtaaacatgtgacGTTGTAGATCTGCGTCTCTAGCAAACTCTTTGCCACACTGACCACAGCTGTACACatcatgtctggtgtgaatgcgtaggtgtgtATTTCGGCTGTCTATCTGGCTGAAAGattttccacaaatgtcacagctgtatgccttaattccagagtgggtaactagatgcctcTGTAAGTTGCTACgctgagtaaaagctctgccacactgatcacagctgtacgctttaactccactgtggatgagttggtgtttttttagatTACCCTTCCGAGAAAAAGACTgtccacactcgtcacagctgaacggtctctctccagtgtggatgacctgatggaTTTGTAGTGAAGCCTTCCTAagaaaatccttcccacactcgtcacagctgtacgctttaactccactatGGATGAATTTGTGCTTTTTTAGGGAACCCTTCCAGGAAAAACACTTCCTAcattgatcacagctgtacgctttgaCTCCACTATGGATGAATTTGTGCTTTTTTAGGGAACCCTTACAGGAAAAACACTTCCCAcattgatcacagctgtacgctttaactccactatggatgagctggtgtgcttttaagcttccagactgggtaaaagactttccacagttgtcacagctgaacggtctctctccagtgtggatgagttggtgggTTTTTAGTGAATTCTTCCTAGTAAAATctttcccacactcatcacaggtGTATTTCTTTTccccctttcttctgtgaggtttgtcggcctcctgagagcgctgacttctcgctccatgttggtcctgcagtgacagagatacaaacagaggcagtgagtgaaatgtaGGGCTGggcatcatcactgatttcgattcagggaaattttgcctcagacagtcagaaatattagaATTCTGATCATTACTTATCAGTACATATCCGTATTTTATATTTC contains:
- the LOC120441842 gene encoding zinc finger protein OZF-like, coding for MSSTQKDQHGARSQRSQEADKPHRRKGEKKYTCDECGKDFTRKNSLKTHQLIHTGERPFSCDNCGKSFTQSGSLKAHQLIHSGVKAYSCDQCGKCFSCKGSLKKHKFIHSGVKAYSCDQCRKCFSWKGSLKKHKFIHSGVKAYSCDECGKDFLRKASLQIHQVIHTGERPFSCDECGQSFSRKGNLKKHQLIHSGVKAYSCDQCGRAFTQRSNLQRHLVTHSGIKAYSCDICGKSFSQIDSRNTHLRIHTRHDVYSCGQCGKEFARDADLQRHMFTHTEERPYKCDLCEKTFKSPHDLRRHQQIHTRKRLYKCSYCEKQSDTDGSSSQPCHHCGGGKDFRCDLCGKTFSHPKTLKLHQRRHTGDKMNYCKECGKGFTTKRDLKRHELFHNGVKKHLCDQCGSSFTTAGQLKRHKRVHTGEKPYKCRHCDKSFSCSGSRNYHELTHMEGNYSCDQCDKSFRNFSSYSKHKRSHVTNKLFHCYQCVKIFTSLFETDRLPRLTLPSPETLLQTLTPNTPSISPPIPPHSTTTITLSNPDSRTSITPLTPFPPP